In the genome of bacterium, the window ACGACCCCAGCATCGGTGATGGCGATGATCCGCCCCGAGACTCCTCGGTACGTGGCCCGGATGGATTGGGCGATTCCGTCCCGATCCACCGTCATCTGTACCCGGTCGCCAGGGAGAATCGCCGACAACGCTTCGGAGCCGCCCGTGTTGTCCGCAACGTTGACCCGGCTGATCGCCGTTGTGGTGACGACCCTGTAGCTCTGAACCGCTTTGTCGACGAGCACCTGGATCTGGCCAATTTGGCCCGCGGAAGCCTCTGCCCTGACGCCGACGACGGTTCCGGTTACGGCGTTCGAGGAAGGTACCGGCGGCTGCGCCGTCGTGGGCGGATACGTCTGAGGCGGCGGTACGGTGGGCGTCGGCGGCTGCGCCACCGTGGGCGGATAGGTTTGGGACGGCGGTAAGACGGGCGCCGTTGGGCCGGACGCCGGCGCGCTGGCGATTTGCACGGTGGTACTGGTGGCGTCCCAGGAAACTTGTGCGCCAAGGGCCTGGCTGATGAAACGCAACGGCACCATCGTCCTCCCGTCCACCAGGAGCGCGGGCACGTCCATCAGCGTCGGTTGGCCGTTGATGGAGGCTTGGGTATCGCCGATGCGGAGGGAGATGCTCGTATCCCCGCGGGCCGCCAGCACCATCTGGGTCGCGGGATCCCAGGTCACGACGGCGCCGAGCCGGTTGAACACCCCTCGCAGCGGAACCAGCACGCGTCCTGCCGCGATCGCCGGTGGGACGTCGAGCGACACCAGTTGTCCATCAATGAACACCTTGACATAGGGGGCAGGCGCCACGGTTTGCGCTACGACGGCGCCGATCCCGTTGGCCACAAGCCCAAGGGTCAGCAGAAGACCGACGAATCGTGTCCGGTATGAGGAACGCATGGTACCACCTCACGTTGTCTAAAGACGGAGTAAAGCCGTATCCCTTAAGGAATCTGCCCTGATTTCCCATCCTGTAGACGGCATGCCAACCACATGTGCGACGAGCGGATCTTGTCTATTGCCGCGTGTCCGCGGAGCCTCACCATTTGGGCATAACCCCTACGCTCGAATGATCAAGCCGAAGCGACCGGGGGCACGATCATGAGGCTCGATGACCTAGACGTATCGGACGAGGAACTGCGCAGCTGGGCGCGGGCCATTGAGAAATCGCCAACCGAGGAGTTCAATCTCGACGAGCTGCCTTTTGGCAAGCTCGTTGTCAACTGGCTCGATCAAACGATGCTTGCGCTCCTCGAGCACGGCAGGAAGAGGGCGCTCAACGAAGCGATTGCAACAAGGATCGCCCTCCGCGCCACAGCGCTCTCGCGAATGACCCAGGATCCCAGACCCCTCATTGCGTTCAAGATCGGAGAGCGGTGGCTCATGAAAGTGCTGTCGGAGTTTGGGTGCCGCATCTGACCGCGGAAAGCGCATTCCCACCGTCCCACCTCCCCTAGACCAGGATTTCCGATTTGACCGCGCACTGAGAACCTCAGGGATGAGTCGAATGTCCTTATTGCCCTGCCTGGGCCCGCAGGGTGGGCTGACGTTGTCGTTGCAGACAGGTCAGGCGGCACAGCAGCCGAGGCCGGAGAGGCGTCGAGAAATCGCCCGCCGGTGCGGCCATTCCGGGGTCAGCGTTCTCAGTAAGGGCAAAACGGTTCTTTCTGGACCCCGCGTTGGAGGAAACTGGGGTGGAATCCTTTAATGCAAAGCCGTGCAGGTGTACTGAAGATGAGTCGAAAGGCCAAAACGCGAATTCCAGCTAACGTTCCTCGTCCCCGGAGGAACTGATCGAGGGGCTCGGCCGCAGGAGCATCGTCGCCCGGCATCGCGTGCGCGTAGAGGTCGTGGGTCTTGCGGATGTTCGCTTGTCCGAGCCACGTGGGCGTTCGCGACGTGGGCCATGAGCGTCGCGTGGCTATGACGCTGCCCCGCATCGAGACTCGCTTGACGCCAGCCTCGCGGTAGACACGAGCCGGCTCGGCGAGCACCTGCTACTCGGCCAGCCGGGAGCCGTCGGCCTGATGCTAGACACCGTTTTCTTGTTCGATGCGACTTTGCCAGGGCAATGGGATCCAACATGGCGTGAATAGGGAGTGGCGACTCCGGTAGATGGGAGACAGGAGGCGGCGGATGCTTGAGGGCGGCATGCCACTGGCGTTATGACAACTGCT includes:
- a CDS encoding stalk domain-containing protein; this encodes MRSSYRTRFVGLLLTLGLVANGIGAVVAQTVAPAPYVKVFIDGQLVSLDVPPAIAAGRVLVPLRGVFNRLGAVVTWDPATQMVLAARGDTSISLRIGDTQASINGQPTLMDVPALLVDGRTMVPLRFISQALGAQVSWDATSTTVQIASAPASGPTAPVLPPSQTYPPTVAQPPTPTVPPPQTYPPTTAQPPVPSSNAVTGTVVGVRAEASAGQIGQIQVLVDKAVQSYRVVTTTAISRVNVADNTGGSEALSAILPGDRVQMTVDRDGIAQSIRATYRGVSGRIIAITDAGVVVLENGDTYRLNPSARVMRDGKAVEAGALRPGDVVQLRLNPETNEIWAAVIRQEAAASNPGLASVAVTPSGRELRAGDVVEVVATGAPGGRATFSIGGLRTGVPMVESTAERGTYYGSYTVQPGDVVRDAEVTVRLVASNSEVFTATATTHLQIRAGVPAPPIAPTIISPAEGATIGTPFRVTGRARPGARVKVTADYDGSVLLFQLTGTLGTQVVTADQSGNWSATFSESPPVYGIKVIITAVEVGVDGQAVTPAAKVTTTIR